Proteins co-encoded in one Acipenser ruthenus chromosome 3, fAciRut3.2 maternal haplotype, whole genome shotgun sequence genomic window:
- the LOC131720973 gene encoding uncharacterized protein LOC131720973, whose amino-acid sequence MSSLSNGDKQRLTYPAHHQDRLIQRQFKTTSSDTPGTDSLKRCLLGQGSGPAQWPQMSRLVEAICIQLCRLHPSSTNSKGVRTSRWAAILGDFSKVRELVLGNPRLVEKSTLQLFELNQHTLSQWHNKRQKGQEQAVLQQGVAPLSASAVDPEPQPQPQPQPRPLLQEGMTYQPHVFPCPPNTAGQAKQQKRPGTTAQTAVLDHLATPAPHPTSSPSTSSAAPSFYNIQFIILRLCLTTATCPY is encoded by the exons ATGAGTTCATTGAGCAACGGAGACAAGCAGCGCCTCACCTACCCTGCCCATCACCAGGACAGGCTGATTCAGAGGCAATTCAAGACCACCTCCTCTGACACCCCAGGCACGGACAGCCTGAAACG GTGCCTGCTCGGACAGGGCTCGGGACCTGCCCAGTGGCCACAGATGAGCAGACTAGTCGAGGCCATCTGCATCCAGCTCTGCCGCCTTCACCCATCCTCCACCAATTCCAAAGGTGTGAGGACTTCCCGGTGGGCGGCTATCCTCGGCGACTTCTCCAAAGTCCGAGAGCTGGTGCTGGGCAACCCGAGGCTCGTGGAGAAGAGCACCCTCCAGCTGTTCGAGTTGAATCAGCACACCCTGTCTCAATG GCACAACAAACGCCAGAAAGGGCAGGAGCAGGCTGTCCTTCAACAGGGGGTGGCACCCCTTAGCGCCAGCGCAGTGGACCCAGAGCCTCAACCGCAGCCTCAACCGCAGCCGCGCCCGCTGCTACAGGAGGGCATGACATACCAGCCACATGTCTTTCCATGCCCCCCAAACACCGCGGGTCAGGCAAAGCAGCAGAAACGCCCTGGGACCACGGCGCAGACCGCAGTCCTGGACCACTTGGCCACCCCTGCGCCACATCCCACTTCATCTCCTTCCACCTCTTCAGCTGCTCCCAGTTTTTACAATATCCAGTTTATTATTTTAAGGCTTTGTCTCACAACTGCAACTTGCCCATATTGA